From Haemorhous mexicanus isolate bHaeMex1 chromosome 2, bHaeMex1.pri, whole genome shotgun sequence, the proteins below share one genomic window:
- the USP16 gene encoding ubiquitin carboxyl-terminal hydrolase 16 isoform X16 yields the protein MGKKRFKGKTAQSDESPDILKPVCKHIRKGLDQGHVRKALQNVEWHVCQDCKADSKTQEKAEEEETDEGPSIWLCLKCGHRGCDRNSPDHHALKHYETPRSDPHCLVLSLDNWIVWCYLCDNEVPYKTSTLLGQTVDFVRKQVGIDSSHAVEKQENKEVENRKVEKDCKNEQEKETSLKEENSYSTANGEVTVKGLSNLGNTCFFNAVMQNLSQTPVLRELLKEAKISTTTIKIESPELCMEPQLIKLDQPGPLTLAMHQFVTEMQETKKGVVTPKELFAQVCKKAIRFKGYQQQDSHELLRYLLDGMRAEEIQQISIGMLKALSDSNKQNEEELKKKIKEYEKKKGIQSFVDRIFGGELTSTIMCEECRTVSSVHESFLDLSLPVLDVQKGKITKRENIKKNKEKEFEDEEDKLNDHYLKQKYEPRGTSKHLQKKMKKQAKKKAKSQRRQEKLQGKVLHLTDLCTTEQLEIDVKYNQESDVEMSSETLDKKQEEESSHDFKDHCLTQKDLSIQGNSTEIQSKLENGGKPEQEWEENKSLMDLSMEGLDSPMKFVNGLDNRSLKEEDDDNEDEEELATDLSKLHLGVSDTSDTNTLDGLQPVSNKMCEVSTDDPEMAFCTLANREELNPEEDSVHHCLYQFTRNETLTETNKLLCDVCTQRHCGPKNNISEKKYVYTNAKKQMLISLAPPVLTLHLKRFQQLQKLSQSKKPLGRYCQGDRLPESNPFPVQTTSFPSPPYA from the exons ATGGGCAAGAAACGCTTCAAAGGGAAAACTGCACAGTCTGATGAGTCTCCGGATATACTGA AACCTGTGTGCAAGCATATTCGTAAAGGACTGGACCAAGGGCATGTGAGAAAGGCCCTGCAGAATGTGGAATGGCATGTTTGTCAGGACTGCAAGGCAGACAGTAAGACACAAGAgaaggctgaggaggaggagactgATGAAGGCCCTTCGATATGGTTATGCCTAAAATGTGGCCATAGG GGCTGTGACAGAAATTCTCCAGACCATCATGCTTTAAAGCATTATGAAACACCAAGATCAGATCCTCACTGTTTGGTTCTCAGTTTGGACAACTGGATTGTGTG GTGCTACCTATGTGATAATGAAGTTCCATATAAAACTTCAACCCTTTTGGGCCAGACTGTGGATTTTGTTAGAAAACAAGTTGGTATTGACTCATCACATGCAG ttgAAAAACAAGAGAACAAAGAAGTTGAAAatagaaaagtagaaaaagacTGCaaaaatgagcaagaaaaagaaacttcacttaaagaagaaaattcttaTTCAACTGCTAATGGAGAAGTCACTGTGAAAGGACTTAGTAACTTGGGGAATACATGTTTCTTTAATGCAGTGATGCAG AATTTATCACAAACTCCagtcctgagggagctgcttAAAGAAGCTAAAATATCTACCACAACAATTAAAATTGAGTCACCTGAGCTATGCATG GAACCTCAGCTAATAAAACTAGATCAACCGGGTCCTTTAACACTAGCCATGCATCAGTTTGTGACAGAAATGCAAGAGACAAAAAAAGGGGTAGTGACTCCTAAGGAACTTTTTGCTCAGGTTTGTAAAAA AGCAATACGATTCAAAGGTTATCAGCAGCAAGACAGTCATGAACTGCTTCGTTACTTACTTGATGGAATGAGAGCAGAAGAAATCCAG caaaTAAGCATTGGAATGCTAAAGGCGCTGAGTGACTCTaacaaacaaaatgaagaagaacttaaaaagaaaattaaag aatatgaaaagaaaaagggaatacAAAGTTTTGTAGATCGAATCTTTGGTGGAGAATTAACCAGCACTATTATGTGTGAGGAATGCAGAACT GTGTCCTCGGTCCATGAGTCTTTCCTTGATTTGTCACTTCCAGTACTAGATGTTCAG aaagggaaaattacaaagagagaaaacattaaaaaaaacaaagaaaaggaatttgaaGATGAAGAGGATAAACTCAATGACCATTACCTTAAGCAGAAATATGAGCCCCGTGGTACAAGTAAgcaccttcagaaaaaaatgaagaagcaggcaaaaaaaaaagccaag AGCCAACGCCGGCAGGAAAAACTTCAAGGAAAGGTGCTTCACTTGACAGATCTCTGCACAACTGAACAGCTAGAGATAGATGTCAAGTACAACCAAGAATCAGATGTTGAAATGAGCTCTGAAACTCTTGATAAGAAGCAAGAAGAGGAATCATCACATGATTTCAAAGATCACTGCTTAACTCAGAAAGACTTGAGTATACAGGGAAATAGTACAGAAATTCAGAGCAAGCTTGAAAATGGAGGAAAGCCAGAACAAGAGTGGGAAGAAAATAAGTCACTCATGGATCTCTCTATGGAGGGCTTAGATTCTCCTATGAAGTTTGTCAATGGCCTTGACAACCGGTCTTTGAAAGAGGAGGATGATGACaatgaagatgaggaagagcTTGCTACGGACCTTTCAAAACTCCACTTGGGTGtcagtgacacaagtgacacaaATACCTTGGATGGCCTTCAGCCTGTTTCTAACAAGATGTGTGAAGTATCTACAGATGACCCCGAAATGGCATTTTGTACTCTGGCAAACAGGGAAGAGCTAAACCCTGAAGAAGATTCAGTCCATCATTGTTTGTATCAATTTACCCGTAATGAAACACTTACCGAGACCAATAAACTACTGTGTGATGTGTGTACACAAAGGCATTGTGGACCAAAGAACAACATAA gtGAAAAGAAGTATGTTTATACTAATGCTAAAAAGCAGATGCTCATCTCTCTAGCTCCTCCAGTTTTAACCCTTCACTTAAAGAGGTTTCAGCAG cTTCAGAAACTGAGCCAGTCAAAG AAACCCCTGGGCCGGTACTGTCAGGGTGACCGCCTTCCCGAGAGCAATCCCTTTCCGGTCCAGACAACCAGCTTCCCCAGCCCACCTTACGCTTAG
- the USP16 gene encoding ubiquitin carboxyl-terminal hydrolase 16 isoform X4: MGKKRFKGKTAQSDESPDILKPVCKHIRKGLDQGHVRKALQNVEWHVCQDCKADSKTQEKAEEEETDEGPSIWLCLKCGHRGCDRNSPDHHALKHYETPRSDPHCLVLSLDNWIVWCYLCDNEVPYKTSTLLGQTVDFVRKQVGIDSSHAVEKQENKEVENRKVEKDCKNEQEKETSLKEENSYSTANGEVTVKGLSNLGNTCFFNAVMQNLSQTPVLRELLKEAKISTTTIKIESPELCMEPQLIKLDQPGPLTLAMHQFVTEMQETKKGVVTPKELFAQVCKKAIRFKGYQQQDSHELLRYLLDGMRAEEIQQISIGMLKALSDSNKQNEEELKKKIKEYEKKKGIQSFVDRIFGGELTSTIMCEECRTVSSVHESFLDLSLPVLDVQKGKITKRENIKKNKEKEFEDEEDKLNDHYLKQKYEPRGTSKHLQKKMKKQAKKKAKSQRRQEKLQGKVLHLTDLCTTEQLEIDVKYNQESDVEMSSETLDKKQEEESSHDFKDHCLTQKDLSIQGNSTEIQSKLENGGKPEQEWEENKSLMDLSMEGLDSPMKFVNGLDNRSLKEEDDDNEDEEELATDLSKLHLGVSDTSDTNTLDGLQPVSNKMCEVSTDDPEMAFCTLANREELNPEEDSVHHCLYQFTRNETLTETNKLLCDVCTQRHCGPKNNISEKKYVYTNAKKQMLISLAPPVLTLHLKRFQQAGFNLQKVNRHIKFPEVIDLAPFCTAKCKNVADGNTKVLYSLYGVVEHSGTMRSGHYTAYVKMRAMNNHLSDLVLRGQSQASETEPVKEQDHGFDPLLTRQLSSVMRESHVQELSNDSWK, from the exons ATGGGCAAGAAACGCTTCAAAGGGAAAACTGCACAGTCTGATGAGTCTCCGGATATACTGA AACCTGTGTGCAAGCATATTCGTAAAGGACTGGACCAAGGGCATGTGAGAAAGGCCCTGCAGAATGTGGAATGGCATGTTTGTCAGGACTGCAAGGCAGACAGTAAGACACAAGAgaaggctgaggaggaggagactgATGAAGGCCCTTCGATATGGTTATGCCTAAAATGTGGCCATAGG GGCTGTGACAGAAATTCTCCAGACCATCATGCTTTAAAGCATTATGAAACACCAAGATCAGATCCTCACTGTTTGGTTCTCAGTTTGGACAACTGGATTGTGTG GTGCTACCTATGTGATAATGAAGTTCCATATAAAACTTCAACCCTTTTGGGCCAGACTGTGGATTTTGTTAGAAAACAAGTTGGTATTGACTCATCACATGCAG ttgAAAAACAAGAGAACAAAGAAGTTGAAAatagaaaagtagaaaaagacTGCaaaaatgagcaagaaaaagaaacttcacttaaagaagaaaattcttaTTCAACTGCTAATGGAGAAGTCACTGTGAAAGGACTTAGTAACTTGGGGAATACATGTTTCTTTAATGCAGTGATGCAG AATTTATCACAAACTCCagtcctgagggagctgcttAAAGAAGCTAAAATATCTACCACAACAATTAAAATTGAGTCACCTGAGCTATGCATG GAACCTCAGCTAATAAAACTAGATCAACCGGGTCCTTTAACACTAGCCATGCATCAGTTTGTGACAGAAATGCAAGAGACAAAAAAAGGGGTAGTGACTCCTAAGGAACTTTTTGCTCAGGTTTGTAAAAA AGCAATACGATTCAAAGGTTATCAGCAGCAAGACAGTCATGAACTGCTTCGTTACTTACTTGATGGAATGAGAGCAGAAGAAATCCAG caaaTAAGCATTGGAATGCTAAAGGCGCTGAGTGACTCTaacaaacaaaatgaagaagaacttaaaaagaaaattaaag aatatgaaaagaaaaagggaatacAAAGTTTTGTAGATCGAATCTTTGGTGGAGAATTAACCAGCACTATTATGTGTGAGGAATGCAGAACT GTGTCCTCGGTCCATGAGTCTTTCCTTGATTTGTCACTTCCAGTACTAGATGTTCAG aaagggaaaattacaaagagagaaaacattaaaaaaaacaaagaaaaggaatttgaaGATGAAGAGGATAAACTCAATGACCATTACCTTAAGCAGAAATATGAGCCCCGTGGTACAAGTAAgcaccttcagaaaaaaatgaagaagcaggcaaaaaaaaaagccaag AGCCAACGCCGGCAGGAAAAACTTCAAGGAAAGGTGCTTCACTTGACAGATCTCTGCACAACTGAACAGCTAGAGATAGATGTCAAGTACAACCAAGAATCAGATGTTGAAATGAGCTCTGAAACTCTTGATAAGAAGCAAGAAGAGGAATCATCACATGATTTCAAAGATCACTGCTTAACTCAGAAAGACTTGAGTATACAGGGAAATAGTACAGAAATTCAGAGCAAGCTTGAAAATGGAGGAAAGCCAGAACAAGAGTGGGAAGAAAATAAGTCACTCATGGATCTCTCTATGGAGGGCTTAGATTCTCCTATGAAGTTTGTCAATGGCCTTGACAACCGGTCTTTGAAAGAGGAGGATGATGACaatgaagatgaggaagagcTTGCTACGGACCTTTCAAAACTCCACTTGGGTGtcagtgacacaagtgacacaaATACCTTGGATGGCCTTCAGCCTGTTTCTAACAAGATGTGTGAAGTATCTACAGATGACCCCGAAATGGCATTTTGTACTCTGGCAAACAGGGAAGAGCTAAACCCTGAAGAAGATTCAGTCCATCATTGTTTGTATCAATTTACCCGTAATGAAACACTTACCGAGACCAATAAACTACTGTGTGATGTGTGTACACAAAGGCATTGTGGACCAAAGAACAACATAA gtGAAAAGAAGTATGTTTATACTAATGCTAAAAAGCAGATGCTCATCTCTCTAGCTCCTCCAGTTTTAACCCTTCACTTAAAGAGGTTTCAGCAG GCTGGATTTAATCTGCAGAAGGTTAACAGGCATATCAAGTTCCCAGAAGTGATAGACTTGGCTCCTTTCTGTACAGCTAAATGTAAA AATGTGGCTGATGGGAATACAAAGGTCTTGTACTCTCTCTATGGAGTTGTTGAACACAGTGGAACAATGAGGTCTGGGCACTACACTGCTTATGTTAAAATGAGAGCTATGAACAACCACCTCTCTGATCTTGTCCTTCGAGGACAATCTCAAG cTTCAGAAACTGAGCCAGTCAAAG
- the USP16 gene encoding ubiquitin carboxyl-terminal hydrolase 16 isoform X11, whose protein sequence is MGKKRFKGKTAQSDESPDILKPVCKHIRKGLDQGHVRKALQNVEWHVCQDCKADSKTQEKAEEEETDEGPSIWLCLKCGHRGCDRNSPDHHALKHYETPRSDPHCLVLSLDNWIVWCYLCDNEVPYKTSTLLGQTVDFVRKQVGIDSSHAVEKQENKEVENRKVEKDCKNEQEKETSLKEENSYSTANGEVTVKGLSNLGNTCFFNAVMQNLSQTPVLRELLKEAKISTTTIKIESPELCMEPQLIKLDQPGPLTLAMHQFVTEMQETKKGVVTPKELFAQVCKKAIRFKGYQQQDSHELLRYLLDGMRAEEIQQISIGMLKALSDSNKQNEEELKKKIKEYEKKKGIQSFVDRIFGGELTSTIMCEECRTVSSVHESFLDLSLPVLDVQKGKITKRENIKKNKEKEFEDEEDKLNDHYLKQKYEPRGTSKHLQKKMKKQAKKKAKSQRRQEKLQGKVLHLTDLCTTEQLEIDVKYNQESDVEMSSETLDKKQEEESSHDFKDHCLTQKDLSIQGNSTEIQSKLENGGKPEQEWEENKSLMDLSMEGLDSPMKFVNGLDNRSLKEEDDDNEDEEELATDLSKLHLGVSDTSDTNTLDGLQPVSNKMCEVSTDDPEMAFCTLANREELNPEEDSVHHCLYQFTRNETLTETNKLLCDVCTQRHCGPKNNISEKKYVYTNAKKQMLISLAPPVLTLHLKRFQQAGFNLQKVNRHIKFPEVIDLAPFCTAKCKLQKLSQSKKNPGGHENHLKHENTGDTFLHPTTTPRTQSC, encoded by the exons ATGGGCAAGAAACGCTTCAAAGGGAAAACTGCACAGTCTGATGAGTCTCCGGATATACTGA AACCTGTGTGCAAGCATATTCGTAAAGGACTGGACCAAGGGCATGTGAGAAAGGCCCTGCAGAATGTGGAATGGCATGTTTGTCAGGACTGCAAGGCAGACAGTAAGACACAAGAgaaggctgaggaggaggagactgATGAAGGCCCTTCGATATGGTTATGCCTAAAATGTGGCCATAGG GGCTGTGACAGAAATTCTCCAGACCATCATGCTTTAAAGCATTATGAAACACCAAGATCAGATCCTCACTGTTTGGTTCTCAGTTTGGACAACTGGATTGTGTG GTGCTACCTATGTGATAATGAAGTTCCATATAAAACTTCAACCCTTTTGGGCCAGACTGTGGATTTTGTTAGAAAACAAGTTGGTATTGACTCATCACATGCAG ttgAAAAACAAGAGAACAAAGAAGTTGAAAatagaaaagtagaaaaagacTGCaaaaatgagcaagaaaaagaaacttcacttaaagaagaaaattcttaTTCAACTGCTAATGGAGAAGTCACTGTGAAAGGACTTAGTAACTTGGGGAATACATGTTTCTTTAATGCAGTGATGCAG AATTTATCACAAACTCCagtcctgagggagctgcttAAAGAAGCTAAAATATCTACCACAACAATTAAAATTGAGTCACCTGAGCTATGCATG GAACCTCAGCTAATAAAACTAGATCAACCGGGTCCTTTAACACTAGCCATGCATCAGTTTGTGACAGAAATGCAAGAGACAAAAAAAGGGGTAGTGACTCCTAAGGAACTTTTTGCTCAGGTTTGTAAAAA AGCAATACGATTCAAAGGTTATCAGCAGCAAGACAGTCATGAACTGCTTCGTTACTTACTTGATGGAATGAGAGCAGAAGAAATCCAG caaaTAAGCATTGGAATGCTAAAGGCGCTGAGTGACTCTaacaaacaaaatgaagaagaacttaaaaagaaaattaaag aatatgaaaagaaaaagggaatacAAAGTTTTGTAGATCGAATCTTTGGTGGAGAATTAACCAGCACTATTATGTGTGAGGAATGCAGAACT GTGTCCTCGGTCCATGAGTCTTTCCTTGATTTGTCACTTCCAGTACTAGATGTTCAG aaagggaaaattacaaagagagaaaacattaaaaaaaacaaagaaaaggaatttgaaGATGAAGAGGATAAACTCAATGACCATTACCTTAAGCAGAAATATGAGCCCCGTGGTACAAGTAAgcaccttcagaaaaaaatgaagaagcaggcaaaaaaaaaagccaag AGCCAACGCCGGCAGGAAAAACTTCAAGGAAAGGTGCTTCACTTGACAGATCTCTGCACAACTGAACAGCTAGAGATAGATGTCAAGTACAACCAAGAATCAGATGTTGAAATGAGCTCTGAAACTCTTGATAAGAAGCAAGAAGAGGAATCATCACATGATTTCAAAGATCACTGCTTAACTCAGAAAGACTTGAGTATACAGGGAAATAGTACAGAAATTCAGAGCAAGCTTGAAAATGGAGGAAAGCCAGAACAAGAGTGGGAAGAAAATAAGTCACTCATGGATCTCTCTATGGAGGGCTTAGATTCTCCTATGAAGTTTGTCAATGGCCTTGACAACCGGTCTTTGAAAGAGGAGGATGATGACaatgaagatgaggaagagcTTGCTACGGACCTTTCAAAACTCCACTTGGGTGtcagtgacacaagtgacacaaATACCTTGGATGGCCTTCAGCCTGTTTCTAACAAGATGTGTGAAGTATCTACAGATGACCCCGAAATGGCATTTTGTACTCTGGCAAACAGGGAAGAGCTAAACCCTGAAGAAGATTCAGTCCATCATTGTTTGTATCAATTTACCCGTAATGAAACACTTACCGAGACCAATAAACTACTGTGTGATGTGTGTACACAAAGGCATTGTGGACCAAAGAACAACATAA gtGAAAAGAAGTATGTTTATACTAATGCTAAAAAGCAGATGCTCATCTCTCTAGCTCCTCCAGTTTTAACCCTTCACTTAAAGAGGTTTCAGCAG GCTGGATTTAATCTGCAGAAGGTTAACAGGCATATCAAGTTCCCAGAAGTGATAGACTTGGCTCCTTTCTGTACAGCTAAATGTAAA cTTCAGAAACTGAGCCAGTCAAAG
- the USP16 gene encoding ubiquitin carboxyl-terminal hydrolase 16 isoform X6: MGKKRFKGKTAQSDESPDILKPVCKHIRKGLDQGHVRKALQNVEWHVCQDCKADSKTQEKAEEEETDEGPSIWLCLKCGHRGCDRNSPDHHALKHYETPRSDPHCLVLSLDNWIVWCYLCDNEVPYKTSTLLGQTVDFVRKQVGIDSSHAVEKQENKEVENRKVEKDCKNEQEKETSLKEENSYSTANGEVTVKGLSNLGNTCFFNAVMQNLSQTPVLRELLKEAKISTTTIKIESPELCMEPQLIKLDQPGPLTLAMHQFVTEMQETKKGVVTPKELFAQVCKKAIRFKGYQQQDSHELLRYLLDGMRAEEIQQISIGMLKALSDSNKQNEEELKKKIKEYEKKKGIQSFVDRIFGGELTSTIMCEECRTVSSVHESFLDLSLPVLDVQKGKITKRENIKKNKEKEFEDEEDKLNDHYLKQKYEPRGTSKHLQKKMKKQAKKKAKSQRRQEKLQGKVLHLTDLCTTEQLEIDVKYNQESDVEMSSETLDKKQEEESSHDFKDHCLTQKDLSIQGNSTEIQSKLENGGKPEQEWEENKSLMDLSMEGLDSPMKFVNGLDNRSLKEEDDDNEDEEELATDLSKLHLGVSDTSDTNTLDGLQPVSNKMCEVSTDDPEMAFCTLANREELNPEEDSVHHCLYQFTRNETLTETNKLLCDVCTQRHCGPKNNISEKKYVYTNAKKQMLISLAPPVLTLHLKRFQQAGFNLQKVNRHIKFPEVIDLAPFCTAKCKNVADGNTKVLYSLYGVVEHSGTMRSGHYTAYVKMRAMNNHLSDLVLRGQSQASETEPVKEEPRGTRESSEA, encoded by the exons ATGGGCAAGAAACGCTTCAAAGGGAAAACTGCACAGTCTGATGAGTCTCCGGATATACTGA AACCTGTGTGCAAGCATATTCGTAAAGGACTGGACCAAGGGCATGTGAGAAAGGCCCTGCAGAATGTGGAATGGCATGTTTGTCAGGACTGCAAGGCAGACAGTAAGACACAAGAgaaggctgaggaggaggagactgATGAAGGCCCTTCGATATGGTTATGCCTAAAATGTGGCCATAGG GGCTGTGACAGAAATTCTCCAGACCATCATGCTTTAAAGCATTATGAAACACCAAGATCAGATCCTCACTGTTTGGTTCTCAGTTTGGACAACTGGATTGTGTG GTGCTACCTATGTGATAATGAAGTTCCATATAAAACTTCAACCCTTTTGGGCCAGACTGTGGATTTTGTTAGAAAACAAGTTGGTATTGACTCATCACATGCAG ttgAAAAACAAGAGAACAAAGAAGTTGAAAatagaaaagtagaaaaagacTGCaaaaatgagcaagaaaaagaaacttcacttaaagaagaaaattcttaTTCAACTGCTAATGGAGAAGTCACTGTGAAAGGACTTAGTAACTTGGGGAATACATGTTTCTTTAATGCAGTGATGCAG AATTTATCACAAACTCCagtcctgagggagctgcttAAAGAAGCTAAAATATCTACCACAACAATTAAAATTGAGTCACCTGAGCTATGCATG GAACCTCAGCTAATAAAACTAGATCAACCGGGTCCTTTAACACTAGCCATGCATCAGTTTGTGACAGAAATGCAAGAGACAAAAAAAGGGGTAGTGACTCCTAAGGAACTTTTTGCTCAGGTTTGTAAAAA AGCAATACGATTCAAAGGTTATCAGCAGCAAGACAGTCATGAACTGCTTCGTTACTTACTTGATGGAATGAGAGCAGAAGAAATCCAG caaaTAAGCATTGGAATGCTAAAGGCGCTGAGTGACTCTaacaaacaaaatgaagaagaacttaaaaagaaaattaaag aatatgaaaagaaaaagggaatacAAAGTTTTGTAGATCGAATCTTTGGTGGAGAATTAACCAGCACTATTATGTGTGAGGAATGCAGAACT GTGTCCTCGGTCCATGAGTCTTTCCTTGATTTGTCACTTCCAGTACTAGATGTTCAG aaagggaaaattacaaagagagaaaacattaaaaaaaacaaagaaaaggaatttgaaGATGAAGAGGATAAACTCAATGACCATTACCTTAAGCAGAAATATGAGCCCCGTGGTACAAGTAAgcaccttcagaaaaaaatgaagaagcaggcaaaaaaaaaagccaag AGCCAACGCCGGCAGGAAAAACTTCAAGGAAAGGTGCTTCACTTGACAGATCTCTGCACAACTGAACAGCTAGAGATAGATGTCAAGTACAACCAAGAATCAGATGTTGAAATGAGCTCTGAAACTCTTGATAAGAAGCAAGAAGAGGAATCATCACATGATTTCAAAGATCACTGCTTAACTCAGAAAGACTTGAGTATACAGGGAAATAGTACAGAAATTCAGAGCAAGCTTGAAAATGGAGGAAAGCCAGAACAAGAGTGGGAAGAAAATAAGTCACTCATGGATCTCTCTATGGAGGGCTTAGATTCTCCTATGAAGTTTGTCAATGGCCTTGACAACCGGTCTTTGAAAGAGGAGGATGATGACaatgaagatgaggaagagcTTGCTACGGACCTTTCAAAACTCCACTTGGGTGtcagtgacacaagtgacacaaATACCTTGGATGGCCTTCAGCCTGTTTCTAACAAGATGTGTGAAGTATCTACAGATGACCCCGAAATGGCATTTTGTACTCTGGCAAACAGGGAAGAGCTAAACCCTGAAGAAGATTCAGTCCATCATTGTTTGTATCAATTTACCCGTAATGAAACACTTACCGAGACCAATAAACTACTGTGTGATGTGTGTACACAAAGGCATTGTGGACCAAAGAACAACATAA gtGAAAAGAAGTATGTTTATACTAATGCTAAAAAGCAGATGCTCATCTCTCTAGCTCCTCCAGTTTTAACCCTTCACTTAAAGAGGTTTCAGCAG GCTGGATTTAATCTGCAGAAGGTTAACAGGCATATCAAGTTCCCAGAAGTGATAGACTTGGCTCCTTTCTGTACAGCTAAATGTAAA AATGTGGCTGATGGGAATACAAAGGTCTTGTACTCTCTCTATGGAGTTGTTGAACACAGTGGAACAATGAGGTCTGGGCACTACACTGCTTATGTTAAAATGAGAGCTATGAACAACCACCTCTCTGATCTTGTCCTTCGAGGACAATCTCAAG cTTCAGAAACTGAGCCAGTCAAAG